Part of the Aquimarina sp. TRL1 genome, CAGGTTTTTAGGAACAGTAACGCTGATAAGCAGACTATCTACTTCATCGTACATATGATCTTTATTTGGCCACCAGACACTGGCACCAAGACCCTGACAGGAAGAGGCTATAAAATGGTTGTTATTGGCATCTTTCTTCCATGAAATTCCACCATCCCAGGGAGCCCTGACTGCTTCCTTCGGTGTGCCGCTATAATGCACTACGATAGTATTAAGGGTGCCTTTCTTTTGTTTTTCAGGAAGTGTTACAAAATGCGCATTTCCCTCTGATACGACGTTGAGTTCCTGTTCGTTCTGGGTTACTTTTTCAATGTGTAAAGGGGGTTGTAAATCAATCTGCATGCGATTGCTAGGAGCCAGCACCTTATAAGCAATCGTATTTTTTCCTTTGATTGATTTCCGATCCGGATCTACTGCTATCGCTAGGTGGTAATAGGTGAGATCCCACCATGCTCTTTCGGGAGTAATGCTTCCTCTTAACGTATCCTGACGCGAGAATTGCTGCTCTGAATGATTAAAAAGGTGGGTTTGTGCTTTTACCGTTAGGGTAAAAACAAAGAAAAAAATAAGTTGTAAAACTTTTTTCATGTATTCGTATTTATTAGAGAGGGATTATTTATTTAAAAAGTTTCTGAAGGGAATACTACCGGACTTTCAAATCCATTTTTAGCAACAGCAGCGATGCCAAAGAAATAGTTATCAATAACAATTCCCTTTAGGGTATACTGATCTACATTTCCTACAAATTTGTGGTGATCCCAGGTAGGGGAGGTGGTATCTCTCCAGTATATTTTATATCCGGCAATAGCGGGATCGGTACTTTTGGTCCATTTGAATTTTGCTGCGGGGGCTACAATCCCTCCTATTTGTACATTTTCAGGAACCGGAGGTGCCCAGGCCAAAGAGGCGAGGTTGATGGCATTGACTGCAGTTAGCTTAGCAGCATATTCAAAATTGACATGCTCGACCACATCGCCGTATTGGATACCGTTTTCTGTACGGATGTCTTGATGTTGTTGTGTATAGTTCTCATGGGCTTCCATGATACGAATTCCTGCATACCCGAGATCATTAAACGGTCTGTGGTGACCTCCTCTTCCGAATCGATCCAGTCGGTAGATCATCATAGGGTTCATTTCCGGCATATACGTTTTGACATTGTTGTGTACATAGCGGGCGAGTTGCCTGGAGATTCCATCAACTTCACCTCCATAGAATCGTCGTTTTTTTCTTTTGGACTCGGAATCTGTCGGGTCTGTTGGTTCTGAAAAAATTCTAAAGGAACGATTGTCAATGACTCCATCGACTCCTTTAATATTACCGATCATATCATTGTTCAGGATGCCTATAATCTCCCAGTTATTCTTTTGGGCATACCGGGCTAAGCCCGCTCCTCCAAACAATCCTTGTTCTTCTCCGGATAATCCGACATAGATAATACTATTCTCGAAAGTATACCTGGATAACACCCTGGCTGCTTCTAATGTGCCAGCCATACCACTGGCATTGTCATTGGCTCCGGGAGCATCTGTGGTATAGTCCATCGTATCACTGGCTCTGGAGTCGATATCTCCACTCATGATAATATAGCGATTGGGGTATTTGCTACCTCTCTGAATTGCTACAACATTAACCACCCAGGCATCTTTGGGAACTCTTTTTCCCATATCAGTGGTCACCAGATCTTTTTGATAAAAAACCTCCAGGCAGTTATTGCATAAGGCAGCTGTCTTTTCGAATTCTTTTTTAATCCATCTTCGGGCAGCTCCGATACCTCTGGTATCAGATAGGGTATCACTAAAGGTATTTCTGGTTCCAAATCCTGCGAGTGTTTTGATATCGCTTTCTATACGCTTAGCGGATACTTGATCTATAATATCATATAGTCTGCTATCTGTTTGAGCGGTTAACAATAGGGGCGATATCAGGAAAATACTAAGAAATACAGTTTTCATTTTGTGAATAATTAATCGCACAATTTAATTAAATTGAATTAATATGTTGGTTTTGTTAACATTTTTATAAGATCATAAAAGGTTTCCTGAATTTATTGAGGGTATGATAAAAAATAAAAAAGTGGAGAATTCAAAAGAATTCTCCACTCTGGGGGTATCTAAAGCTAGTATACGTAATAACAGATTGGTTAACTAAATAGAATATATACTTGTTGGGCTTGTGTTATAATAAACAGCAAAATGAGAGTTGAGTATGTGTGTATATGCATTCTATTTCTATGGCAATTATTCCACTCTTATTATCAGTATCATTGATATAGTGTTCAGTTCAGTTTCAACATAAGTTTTCATCAATGTTTCGCTTTAAATAACAGGGCTTTCCTTAGGGAAAGAAAGCCCCTTTTTTATAATCCATGTACAGAAAACCTGAAATTAGGAATGCTAACATTTATCAGAGAATAGGAAGCATTTGTTTCATTAGTTCTGTTGATGTAAAATCCATTGGGATCCAATAGAAGGTTAGCCATAGTTATATGGTCAGAAATATCTCCACTAATAAAATCAAGTTGAAAAACTATTCTTTCTCCGGAAATAACTACGGGATTGAAAACAAGAAAGGAAACAGACCCATTTATATGAGGAAATACAAAATATGATAGTCCTCCTGCATTAGGATCATCAAATACAATAACAATTTGGTTCAAAGAACTTGCTACCCCTAGGTTAAGAAAATCATCAGAGGTTTGAGGTAAAAAGAAATTACTGCTCTTATCATTATATACATATCGTCTGTGATTAACTCTAAAAGCATCTACATCTTCAGAAAATAATGAAGGAACTAAGGCAGTTGTTATAGGAGCTAGGTTATAACCAATGATTGATGTCATATTTCCATCAGTGGATGTATATGTTCCATCATTATTAAGGACAAATGCCTTAATCTCTTGTTCATTAAAGATAAAAGGGTCAATTAATTCAAAACCATTTTCAAGAATTTCTATTCCATGGGAAGTTGATGAAATACTTCCTTTTTCTGTATCAAAAGTAGTAATAACACCTTGTCTTTCAGCATCAGCAAAAGAAAAAGTACTATTTAATAAGATATTATTTTGAGCGTCTAAGACAACAAAATTCCTAAGAATTCTATTCGTAGTACTTTCTGTTTCAAGACTATTATAAAATGTTTTAAAAGAGTCAATTAGGTTTTTATCATTTTGAGTTGCTTTTTCAAAAGTTATTTTGGTAGGATTTTCTCCTCTATCAGTTTTACTTCTGAAAACAATT contains:
- a CDS encoding M28 family peptidase — its product is MKTVFLSIFLISPLLLTAQTDSRLYDIIDQVSAKRIESDIKTLAGFGTRNTFSDTLSDTRGIGAARRWIKKEFEKTAALCNNCLEVFYQKDLVTTDMGKRVPKDAWVVNVVAIQRGSKYPNRYIIMSGDIDSRASDTMDYTTDAPGANDNASGMAGTLEAARVLSRYTFENSIIYVGLSGEEQGLFGGAGLARYAQKNNWEIIGILNNDMIGNIKGVDGVIDNRSFRIFSEPTDPTDSESKRKKRRFYGGEVDGISRQLARYVHNNVKTYMPEMNPMMIYRLDRFGRGGHHRPFNDLGYAGIRIMEAHENYTQQHQDIRTENGIQYGDVVEHVNFEYAAKLTAVNAINLASLAWAPPVPENVQIGGIVAPAAKFKWTKSTDPAIAGYKIYWRDTTSPTWDHHKFVGNVDQYTLKGIVIDNYFFGIAAVAKNGFESPVVFPSETF
- a CDS encoding DUF4302 domain-containing protein yields the protein MIKNFKTYTLLIISLCFFACSDDNDVAPLFDSDIDARVAAQIDNYKKALVSSEFGWVVKYQPKNSAGIYNVHLDFNDDDSVEITSDYKNGESDLKTSYRVDIGHFPELVFENYTFFHELFLAQGFITEAEFEFIFDDISDNQIVFRSKTDRGENPTKITFEKATQNDKNLIDSFKTFYNSLETESTTNRILRNFVVLDAQNNILLNSTFSFADAERQGVITTFDTEKGSISSTSHGIEILENGFELIDPFIFNEQEIKAFVLNNDGTYTSTDGNMTSIIGYNLAPITTALVPSLFSEDVDAFRVNHRRYVYNDKSSNFFLPQTSDDFLNLGVASSLNQIVIVFDDPNAGGLSYFVFPHINGSVSFLVFNPVVISGERIVFQLDFISGDISDHITMANLLLDPNGFYINRTNETNASYSLINVSIPNFRFSVHGL